A region from the Zonotrichia leucophrys gambelii isolate GWCS_2022_RI chromosome Z, RI_Zleu_2.0, whole genome shotgun sequence genome encodes:
- the QNG1 gene encoding queuosine 5'-phosphate N-glycosylase/hydrolase: MEVFPSPLESAKFIAEHSKDVSVDEEGARRVAESLFDKASAAEFGLAGWKSLHELNPRAADKEAVDWVFLVDTLNFSFWSEQEERKYLVKYKDKTYSGYWSLCAAVNRALDDGIPITSASYFATMTLDQVRHVFRSDTEVPLPLIEERHRVLNESGIVLLEKFGGSFLTCVKMSEKSAQKLLHLILENFPSYRDEAVFEKKKVSFYKRAQILVADTWSVLEGKGDGSFDDISSLTIFADYRIPQVLVHLKAMKYSEKLMKKLREGTLFQSGDKEEVEIRGCSIWCCALICKHLQELYQKKGQDMHEKINAVLLDYYLWDYARDHRAEMKDIPFHRVRCIYY, translated from the exons ATGGAGGTGTTCCCGTCCCCCCTGGAGTCCGCCAAGTTCATAGCCGAGCACAGCAAAGATGTCTCCGTGGACGAGGAGGGAGCGCGGCGGGTGGCGGAGAGCCTGTTCGACAAAGCCTCGGCAGCGGAGTTCGGGCTGGCGGGGTGGAAAAGCCTACACGAGCTGAACCCCCGGGCCGCCGACAAGGAGGCTGTAGACTGGGTGTTCCTGGTGGACACCCTCAACTTCTCCTTCTGGTCCGAGCAGGAGGAGCGCAAGTACCTTGTGAAGTACAAGGATAAAACCTACAGCGGCTACTGGTCGCTGTGCGCCGCCGTCAATAGGGCCCTGGACGACG GAATACCTATCACCAGTGCGTCCTATTTTGCCACCATGACGCTTGACCAAGTTAGGCACGTATTTCGCTCTGACACAGAAGTGCCTTTGCCCTTGATTGAAGAAAGACACCGGGTGCTGAACGAAAGTGGAATAGTTCTGTTAGAGAAGTTTGGAGGGTCCTTCCTCACCTGCGTTAAAATGAGTGAGAAGAGTGCTCAGAAGCTGCTACATCTCATACtggaaaattttccttcttaCAGAGATGAAGCTGTATTTGAG aaaaagaagGTATCTTTCTACAAACGGGCACAAATACTTGTGGCTGACACATGGAGTGTTTTAGAAGGCAAAGGAGATGGCTCTTTTGATGATATATCCAGTCTGACAATATTTGCTGACTACAGAATTCCACAAGTTCTTGTTCACTTAAAAGCAATGAAgtattctgaaaaattaatgaagaaacTACGTGAAG GAACACTTTTCCAGTCTGGAGACAAAGAAGAGGTAGAGATCCGTGGCTGTTCTATTTGGTGTTGTGCATTGATTTGTAAGCACCTTCAGGAGCTCTATCAGAAGAAGGGTCAGGACATGCATGAAAAAATCAATGCAGTTTTACTCGATTATTATCTTTGGGATTATGCCAGAGATCACAGGGCAGAGATGAAAGATATCCCGTTCCACCGAGTACGGTGTATATATTACTAA